A single genomic interval of Microbacterium oleivorans harbors:
- the aceE gene encoding pyruvate dehydrogenase (acetyl-transferring), homodimeric type: MTVNDQDPYSQDALDSDPEETGEWQESLRQLVDAKGSGRGREIMLSLLQASHELQLNVPQVPVTDYINTIAPENEPEFPGDEELERRYRRWIRWNAAVTVHRAQRPGIGVGGHISTYASSASLYEVGFNHFFRGPDHESGGDQIFIQGHASPGIYARSFLEGRLSEAQLDGFRQEASQGENGIPSYPHPRLMPDYWQFPTVSMGLGPINAIYQAMNNKYLTNRGIKDLSDSHVWAFLGDGEMDEVESRGQLQVAANEGLDNLTFVINCNLQRLDGPVRGNGKIVQELEAYFRGAGWNVIKVVWGRGWDELLSQDDDGALVRLMNTTPDGDFQTYRAEDGGFIREHFFGRDERTAALVKDWSDDDIWGKLRRGGLDYQKVYAAYQQAMQHKGQPTVILAKTIKGYGLGHHFEGRNATHQMKKMTLENLKHFRDSMRIPITDAQLEENPYLPPYYHPGAEDETIRYMLDRRRELGGFLPQRRKTHAPLTLPGDESYALPKKGSGTQEIATTMAFVRLLKDLLRAKDFGHRIVPIIPDEARTFGMDAYFPTAKIYNPHGQNYTSVDRELLLAYKESPQGQILHVGINEAGALAAFTAVGTSYATHGEPLIPVYVFYSMFGFQRTGDAQWAAGDQMARGFIMGATAGRTTLTGEGLQHADGHSHLLASTNPATVSYDPAYGYEIAHIVRSGLERMYGGDHPDPNVMYYITLYNEPLVQPKEPEDVDVDGIVRGIHRVSVGEGDGPRAQLLASGVGVPWAYEAQKLLKDDWGVVADVWSVTSWTELRRDGLAADEHNFLHPTDEPRTAFVTQKLSDSEGPVVAVSDFMHAVQDQIRPWVPRRFATLGAEGFGFSDTRPAARRFFKIDGPSIVVRTLQALADDGVIDRGLSAQAIERYRLHDVTAGTSGNAGGES, translated from the coding sequence GTGACTGTCAACGATCAAGACCCCTACTCCCAGGACGCCCTGGACAGCGATCCGGAAGAGACGGGGGAATGGCAGGAGTCGCTGCGTCAGCTGGTCGACGCGAAGGGCTCCGGTCGTGGTCGCGAGATCATGCTGAGCCTGCTCCAGGCCTCGCACGAGCTGCAGCTGAACGTCCCGCAGGTGCCGGTGACGGACTACATCAACACCATCGCGCCCGAGAACGAGCCGGAGTTCCCCGGCGACGAGGAGCTCGAGCGCCGCTACCGTCGGTGGATCCGATGGAACGCTGCCGTGACGGTGCACCGTGCACAGCGACCCGGCATCGGGGTCGGCGGACACATCTCGACCTACGCCTCGTCGGCCTCGCTCTACGAAGTCGGCTTCAACCACTTCTTCCGCGGCCCCGACCACGAGTCCGGCGGCGACCAGATCTTCATCCAGGGGCACGCTTCCCCCGGCATCTACGCTCGCTCCTTCCTCGAGGGACGTCTGAGCGAGGCACAGCTCGACGGCTTCCGTCAGGAGGCCTCGCAGGGTGAGAACGGCATCCCGTCCTACCCGCACCCCCGTCTGATGCCCGACTACTGGCAGTTCCCGACGGTCTCGATGGGCCTCGGCCCGATCAACGCCATCTACCAGGCGATGAACAACAAGTACCTCACCAACCGGGGCATCAAGGACCTCTCCGACTCGCACGTCTGGGCCTTCCTCGGCGACGGCGAGATGGACGAGGTCGAGAGCCGCGGTCAGCTGCAGGTCGCAGCCAACGAGGGACTCGACAACCTCACGTTCGTGATCAACTGCAACCTGCAGCGTCTCGACGGCCCGGTGCGGGGCAACGGCAAGATCGTGCAGGAGCTCGAGGCCTACTTCCGCGGCGCCGGCTGGAACGTCATCAAGGTCGTCTGGGGCCGCGGCTGGGACGAGCTGCTCTCGCAGGACGACGACGGCGCCCTGGTCCGCCTGATGAACACCACTCCCGACGGCGACTTCCAGACCTACCGCGCCGAGGACGGCGGATTCATCCGCGAGCACTTCTTCGGCCGCGACGAGCGCACCGCCGCTCTGGTGAAGGACTGGTCGGACGACGACATCTGGGGCAAGCTCCGCCGCGGCGGGCTGGACTACCAGAAGGTCTACGCCGCATACCAGCAGGCCATGCAGCACAAGGGTCAGCCCACGGTCATCCTCGCGAAGACCATCAAGGGCTACGGTCTCGGTCACCACTTCGAGGGCCGCAACGCGACCCACCAGATGAAGAAGATGACGCTCGAGAACCTCAAGCACTTCCGCGACTCGATGCGCATCCCGATCACCGACGCGCAGCTCGAAGAGAACCCGTACCTCCCGCCCTACTACCACCCGGGTGCCGAGGACGAGACGATCCGCTACATGCTCGACCGTCGCCGTGAGCTCGGCGGGTTCCTGCCGCAGCGCCGCAAGACGCACGCGCCGCTCACGCTTCCGGGCGACGAGTCGTACGCGCTGCCGAAGAAGGGCTCGGGCACGCAGGAGATCGCCACCACCATGGCGTTCGTGCGACTCCTCAAGGATCTGCTGCGCGCGAAGGACTTCGGCCACCGCATCGTGCCGATCATCCCCGACGAGGCGCGCACGTTCGGCATGGACGCCTACTTCCCGACGGCGAAGATCTACAACCCGCACGGCCAGAACTACACCTCGGTCGACCGCGAGCTGCTTCTGGCCTACAAGGAGAGCCCGCAGGGGCAGATCCTGCACGTCGGCATCAACGAGGCGGGCGCGCTCGCGGCCTTCACCGCGGTCGGAACCTCCTACGCCACCCACGGCGAGCCGCTGATCCCGGTGTACGTCTTCTACTCGATGTTCGGCTTCCAGCGCACCGGTGATGCGCAGTGGGCAGCCGGCGACCAGATGGCTCGCGGGTTCATCATGGGCGCTACGGCCGGTCGCACCACGCTGACCGGTGAGGGCCTCCAGCACGCCGACGGACACTCGCACCTGCTGGCGTCGACCAATCCGGCGACCGTGTCGTACGACCCGGCCTACGGCTACGAGATCGCACACATCGTCCGCTCGGGCCTCGAGCGGATGTACGGCGGCGATCACCCCGACCCCAACGTCATGTACTACATCACGCTCTACAACGAGCCGCTGGTACAGCCGAAGGAGCCCGAGGATGTCGACGTCGACGGCATCGTGCGCGGCATCCACCGGGTGAGTGTGGGCGAGGGCGACGGTCCCCGCGCCCAGCTGCTCGCGTCCGGTGTCGGTGTGCCGTGGGCATACGAGGCGCAGAAGCTGCTCAAGGACGACTGGGGCGTGGTCGCCGACGTCTGGTCCGTCACCAGCTGGACCGAGCTGCGTCGCGACGGCCTGGCCGCCGATGAGCACAACTTCCTGCACCCGACCGACGAGCCCCGCACGGCGTTCGTGACGCAGAAGCTGAGCGACTCCGAGGGCCCCGTCGTCGCGGTGAGCGACTTCATGCACGCGGTCCAGGACCAGATCCGGCCCTGGGTCCCCCGTCGCTTCGCCACGCTCGGTGCCGAGGGCTTCGGCTTCTCCGACACCCGTCCTGCCGCTCGCCGCTTCTTCAAGATCGACGGACCGTCGATCGTGGTACGCACGCTCCAGGCCCTGGCCGACGACGGCGTCATCGACCGCGGGCTCTCGGCGCAGGCGATCGAGCGCTACCGGCTGCACGACGTGACCGCCGGCACCAGCGGTAACGCGGGCGGAGAAAGCTGA
- a CDS encoding zinc ribbon domain-containing protein: MKATPADQLLLLDLVRLDAQSRGAEAAKRNPAQAARVQELLAHRQALSVELTGLLGTRDDIEAELARIASDVAVVDARAARDAQRLGATSSAKDAQGLEHEIASLARRKSELEDGQLAAMERLEAAEAAVAAQQALIAEVNAEGGRLSAEGKAAVAEAQSRLDAATRDRAAVAARVPADLLSRYETLAERTPGAGLLTRRTCGGCHMELSGSDLKVIGQAADDDVVTCPECGCILVRTDESGL; encoded by the coding sequence ATGAAAGCCACCCCCGCAGACCAGCTGCTGCTTCTGGATCTCGTCCGGCTCGACGCGCAGTCCCGTGGTGCGGAGGCGGCCAAGCGCAATCCCGCACAGGCGGCCCGTGTGCAGGAACTCCTGGCGCATCGACAGGCGCTCTCGGTCGAGCTGACCGGTCTGCTGGGCACGCGCGACGACATCGAGGCCGAGCTGGCCCGCATCGCATCGGACGTCGCCGTCGTCGATGCCCGCGCGGCACGCGACGCCCAACGTCTGGGTGCGACCTCGAGCGCGAAGGACGCGCAGGGTCTCGAGCACGAGATCGCGTCGCTGGCCCGCCGCAAGAGCGAGCTCGAAGACGGGCAGCTCGCCGCGATGGAGCGGCTCGAGGCCGCGGAGGCGGCGGTCGCCGCCCAGCAGGCGCTCATCGCCGAGGTCAACGCCGAGGGCGGGCGCCTGAGCGCCGAGGGCAAGGCCGCCGTGGCCGAGGCGCAGTCGCGCCTCGATGCGGCCACCCGTGATCGCGCCGCCGTCGCTGCGCGGGTCCCCGCCGACCTGCTGTCGCGCTACGAGACCCTCGCCGAGCGCACCCCGGGTGCAGGGCTGCTGACCCGACGCACCTGCGGCGGCTGCCACATGGAGCTCTCGGGCAGCGACCTCAAGGTCATCGGGCAGGCGGCCGATGACGACGTCGTGACGTGCCCCGAGTGCGGGTGCATCCTCGTCCGCACCGACGAGTCGGGGCTGTGA
- a CDS encoding bifunctional 3'-5' exonuclease/DNA polymerase yields MTAPRAGWRAVGRRGDGTVEVATLDASGSEIGRRTIPAAALLAEFAAEPDARWVWSDATTWYAPALVAGVRVSRCHDLRLCHAILRDSILVPDRSELRSATEWDGLPADATTGRDALFDLEPPADAIPDGLDAVLAEFSRQLRAIGSSPDAGRLRLLTAAESAGALVAVEMHAAGVPWSRDIHDAILTEALGPRPRAGELPERVRRLADQVRAALGDPGASLDSHPRLLRSLHRAGLLVESTSKWELMRHEHPVVEPLLAYKRAVRLLTANGWAWMDEWIPGDRFRPVYVPGGVVTGRWASSGGGALQLPRMLRPAVRADPGWKLVVADVAQLEPRILAAMSGDTALAGAARGRDLYEGIVERGAVATRSEAKMAMLGAMYGATTGDSGRLVPSLRRAYPRAMAVVDEAARVGEQGGVVRTLLGRTSPPPSAAWLELQADAAESDASDALRSAARSRGRDVGRLTRNFVVQGTAAEWALAWLADLRLRLASFPARGPHPITDRAHLAFFLHDEIIVHTPVDHAQAAADAVREAARSAGELLFGSFPLDFRLDVRIADSADKA; encoded by the coding sequence ATGACCGCGCCGCGCGCCGGCTGGCGTGCGGTCGGACGCCGCGGCGACGGCACGGTCGAGGTCGCCACGCTCGACGCCTCGGGCTCCGAGATCGGGCGCCGGACCATTCCGGCGGCCGCGCTGCTCGCCGAGTTCGCCGCCGAGCCCGATGCGCGGTGGGTGTGGTCCGACGCGACGACGTGGTACGCCCCCGCATTGGTCGCCGGGGTGCGGGTCTCGCGGTGCCACGACCTGCGACTGTGCCACGCGATCCTCCGCGACAGCATCCTCGTCCCGGATCGGTCGGAGCTGCGCTCGGCGACCGAATGGGACGGACTCCCCGCGGACGCGACGACGGGCCGGGACGCCCTGTTCGACCTCGAGCCACCCGCCGATGCCATTCCCGATGGTCTCGACGCCGTGCTGGCGGAATTCTCGCGACAGCTCCGTGCGATCGGATCATCGCCCGACGCCGGTCGTCTCCGGCTCCTGACGGCCGCCGAGTCGGCGGGGGCACTCGTCGCCGTCGAGATGCACGCCGCCGGAGTGCCGTGGAGCCGCGATATCCACGACGCGATCCTGACCGAGGCGCTCGGTCCCCGGCCGCGCGCCGGCGAGCTTCCCGAACGGGTGCGCCGGCTCGCGGATCAGGTGCGCGCCGCGCTCGGAGATCCCGGCGCGAGTCTGGACTCGCACCCCCGGCTCCTGCGGTCCCTGCACCGGGCCGGCCTGCTCGTGGAGTCGACCAGCAAGTGGGAGCTCATGCGTCACGAGCATCCCGTCGTCGAGCCGCTGCTGGCGTACAAGCGAGCCGTGCGGCTGCTGACCGCGAACGGATGGGCCTGGATGGACGAGTGGATCCCCGGCGACAGGTTCCGCCCCGTCTACGTCCCCGGCGGGGTGGTCACGGGGCGATGGGCCTCATCGGGCGGCGGGGCGCTGCAGCTGCCGCGGATGCTGCGACCGGCGGTCCGTGCCGACCCGGGCTGGAAGCTCGTCGTCGCCGACGTCGCGCAGCTCGAGCCCCGCATCCTCGCGGCCATGTCGGGCGACACCGCCCTCGCGGGCGCCGCGCGGGGCCGGGATCTGTACGAGGGGATCGTCGAGCGGGGCGCCGTCGCGACCCGTTCGGAGGCGAAGATGGCGATGCTCGGAGCGATGTACGGCGCGACGACGGGTGACAGCGGCCGGCTCGTGCCGTCGCTGCGCCGCGCCTACCCGCGGGCGATGGCCGTCGTCGACGAAGCGGCACGGGTCGGCGAGCAGGGCGGCGTCGTCCGGACCCTGCTCGGACGGACCAGCCCGCCGCCGTCCGCGGCGTGGCTCGAGCTGCAGGCCGATGCCGCCGAGTCGGATGCCTCCGACGCGCTGCGGTCGGCGGCGAGGTCGCGCGGGAGGGACGTCGGGCGCCTCACGCGCAACTTCGTGGTCCAGGGCACGGCGGCGGAGTGGGCGCTCGCCTGGCTCGCCGACCTGCGCCTGCGCCTGGCCTCGTTCCCCGCGCGGGGGCCCCATCCGATCACCGACCGTGCGCACCTGGCGTTCTTCCTGCACGACGAGATCATCGTCCACACCCCCGTCGATCACGCGCAGGCCGCAGCGGATGCCGTCCGCGAGGCGGCGCGGTCGGCGGGCGAGCTGCTGTTCGGGTCCTTTCCGCTCGACTTCCGTCTCGACGTGCGCATCGCGGACTCCGCCGACAAGGCGTGA
- the ppgK gene encoding polyphosphate--glucose phosphotransferase: MSASATRAVGVDIGGTGIKGAVVDLSTGDLLTDRIKVATPKGAEPEDVLEAVKVVLERLGVSDAEDVPLGVAFPAIVKHGRTLSAANVADTWIDFEAESFFENGLGRQIHFANDADVAGVAELRYGAARGQDGLVILTTLGTGIGSAMIYNGVLIPNSELGHVHRAKHGKDAEAWAAYSAMERDELDWPEWAERLQWYYSHIEFLFSPDLFIVGGGVSKHADKFLPLLDLKTPIVPAVHRNNAGIIGAAALALAGERPGVLDETTEDLAGATAH; encoded by the coding sequence ATGAGTGCGAGTGCGACGCGGGCCGTCGGAGTGGACATCGGCGGAACCGGCATCAAGGGGGCCGTCGTGGATCTGTCGACAGGGGACCTCCTGACCGACCGCATCAAGGTCGCGACGCCGAAGGGCGCCGAGCCCGAGGACGTGCTGGAGGCGGTGAAGGTCGTCCTCGAGCGTCTCGGTGTCTCCGACGCCGAGGATGTTCCGCTCGGTGTCGCCTTCCCCGCGATCGTCAAGCACGGCCGCACCCTGTCGGCAGCGAACGTCGCCGACACCTGGATCGACTTCGAGGCCGAGAGCTTCTTCGAGAATGGCCTCGGCCGCCAGATCCACTTCGCCAACGACGCGGATGTCGCCGGCGTCGCAGAACTGCGTTACGGCGCGGCGCGCGGGCAGGACGGCCTCGTCATCCTGACGACCCTCGGCACCGGCATCGGCTCGGCGATGATCTACAACGGCGTGCTGATACCCAACTCGGAGCTGGGCCACGTCCACCGCGCCAAGCACGGCAAGGATGCCGAGGCCTGGGCCGCGTACTCGGCGATGGAACGCGACGAGCTCGACTGGCCCGAGTGGGCCGAGCGGCTGCAGTGGTACTACAGCCACATCGAGTTCCTCTTCTCCCCCGACCTGTTCATCGTCGGCGGCGGCGTGTCGAAGCACGCCGACAAGTTCCTGCCGCTGCTGGATCTGAAGACGCCCATCGTTCCGGCCGTGCACCGCAACAACGCCGGCATCATCGGCGCAGCGGCCCTCGCCCTCGCCGGGGAGCGCCCGGGCGTGCTCGACGAGACGACCGAGGACCTCGCCGGGGCCACCGCGCACTGA
- a CDS encoding SPOR domain-containing protein, whose protein sequence is MPESDGEYWYNLVTHEVERGKQSPGADRAGPFTSAEEAARAPQLMADRAQAWREDEAREDDWDAPPSEGARRQ, encoded by the coding sequence ATGCCCGAGAGCGACGGCGAGTACTGGTACAACCTGGTGACCCACGAGGTCGAGCGCGGCAAGCAGTCGCCGGGCGCCGACCGAGCGGGCCCGTTCACCTCGGCCGAGGAGGCGGCGCGGGCGCCTCAGCTCATGGCCGACCGTGCGCAGGCGTGGCGTGAGGACGAAGCGCGGGAGGACGACTGGGACGCACCGCCGTCGGAGGGCGCTCGCCGCCAGTAG
- the glnA gene encoding type I glutamate--ammonia ligase, with product MDKQRDFVLRTIEERGVKFVRLWFTDVIGTLKSVAIAPAEVEGAFAEGLGFDGSAIEGLTRSYESDLLAHPDPTTFQLLPWRGEVDPTARMFCDITTPDGQPAVADPRHVLKRTLAKAAEAGFTFYTHPEIEFYLLKSSSYGAEGPEPVDSAGYFDNVPGGTAHDFRRRSVRMLEDLGISVEYSHHEGGPGQNEIDLRYADALATADNIMTFRTVIKEVAIEQGVYATFMPKPLSGHPGSGMHTHMSLFEGDVNAFYEEGAQYQLSQTGRQFIAGLLRHANEISAVTNQFVNSYKRLWGGDEAPSFITWGHNNRSALVRVPMYKPNKSQSSRVEYRALDSAANPYLSYALLLAAGLKGIEEGYELPSEAEDNVWSLTDAERRALGYAPLPASLDHALEYMEESELVAETLGEQVFNYVLLNKRREWQNYRAQVTPFELKSNLEML from the coding sequence ATGGACAAGCAACGGGACTTCGTACTGCGCACGATCGAGGAGCGGGGCGTCAAGTTCGTCCGCCTCTGGTTCACGGACGTGATCGGCACCCTCAAGTCGGTCGCCATCGCACCGGCCGAGGTCGAGGGTGCGTTCGCCGAGGGGCTCGGCTTCGACGGCTCGGCCATCGAAGGGCTCACTCGCAGCTACGAGTCGGACCTGCTGGCCCACCCCGACCCCACGACCTTCCAGCTGCTGCCGTGGCGCGGCGAGGTCGACCCGACCGCCCGGATGTTCTGCGACATCACCACTCCCGACGGTCAGCCCGCCGTGGCCGACCCGCGGCACGTGCTCAAGCGGACGCTCGCGAAGGCGGCCGAGGCCGGCTTCACCTTCTACACCCACCCCGAGATCGAGTTCTACCTGCTCAAGTCGTCGTCGTACGGGGCCGAGGGGCCCGAGCCGGTCGACTCGGCGGGCTACTTCGACAACGTCCCGGGCGGCACGGCCCACGACTTCCGACGGCGCTCGGTGCGGATGCTCGAGGACCTGGGCATCTCGGTCGAGTACAGCCACCACGAGGGCGGTCCCGGCCAGAACGAGATCGACCTGCGCTACGCCGACGCCCTCGCCACCGCCGACAACATCATGACCTTCCGCACGGTGATCAAAGAGGTCGCGATCGAGCAGGGCGTCTACGCGACGTTCATGCCGAAGCCCCTCAGCGGTCACCCCGGCAGCGGCATGCACACGCACATGTCGCTGTTCGAGGGCGACGTGAACGCCTTCTACGAGGAGGGCGCGCAGTACCAGCTCTCTCAGACCGGACGCCAGTTCATCGCCGGGCTGCTGCGCCATGCGAACGAGATCTCGGCGGTGACGAATCAGTTCGTCAACTCGTACAAGCGGCTGTGGGGCGGCGACGAGGCGCCGAGCTTCATCACGTGGGGCCACAACAACCGTTCGGCGCTCGTGCGCGTGCCGATGTACAAGCCCAACAAGAGCCAGTCCTCGCGTGTGGAGTACCGTGCGCTGGACTCGGCCGCCAACCCCTACCTGTCGTACGCCCTGCTGCTGGCGGCCGGCCTCAAGGGCATCGAGGAGGGCTACGAGCTCCCCTCCGAGGCGGAGGACAACGTCTGGTCGCTGACCGACGCCGAACGACGCGCGCTCGGCTACGCGCCGCTGCCCGCGAGCCTCGACCACGCCCTGGAGTACATGGAGGAATCCGAGCTGGTCGCCGAGACGCTGGGAGAGCAGGTGTTCAACTACGTCCTGCTGAACAAGCGTCGCGAGTGGCAGAACTACCGCGCCCAGGTGACCCCCTTCGAGCTCAAGAGCAACCTGGAGATGCTCTGA
- a CDS encoding bifunctional [glutamine synthetase] adenylyltransferase/[glutamine synthetase]-adenylyl-L-tyrosine phosphorylase — MTRGSRAVGLTGLARAGFDDLGRADEHLVELAELTGTSRDDLVVAAETAADPDDALSALLSIARRDRDGVRAALERNQVAVWSLLGASPGFADFYLRHPSELADLTEVEDGLPSREEMHRALLASVSASDGFAEVSGDEAWIALRIAYRRMVARIARFDLAASDPTVILHAVAAALADAAGAALEASLAVARSRLVAGVPGAGRFPRNEVEATCLAIIGMGKAGARELNYVSDVDVIFVGATSDEETVSEARAIEIATRLAIQTMRGISEVEVEPPLWEVDPNLRPEGKQGALVRTLESHVAYHDRWAKSWEFQALLKARPLAGDEALGERYVDAVQPKVWASAARENFVEGVQKMRERVTEHIPPAEVARQLKLGPGGIRDIEFTVQLLQLVHGSTDERIRDRSTLDALDALVSQGYIGREDAARFALDYRRLRVLEHRLQLRDLRRTHLMPEDGAALRVLARASRIGEGGDRVLAAWEDIKREVREIHVRLFYRPLLSAVAALPADEQSLSPDQAKARLAAIGFRDPAGALRHMGALTGGLSRKAVIQRHLMPVMLRWFADGVDPDYGLLAFRRISERLGDTPWFLRMLRDTSGAAESLTRLLSGSRYVGELMEWIPESIAWLDSRDKLRPRPGYLLQEEARAIQTRHASIDDAMSAVRALRRRELLRLAMAAVIGELSIEQLAEGLTTVTEVTIQATLRAVRREVVPPEDDRLDFSVIAMGRFGGAELGFGSDADIMYVYDANGVAPQRAQELALQLVHGVRRYSEDHRLPLDLDAGLRPEGRNGPLVRSLESYAEYYRRWSLSWEAQALLRARGVAGSVSLIGRFLALADDLRYPVSADPQGLREIRRIKARVESERLPQGQDRSRHLKLGPGGLSDVEWLVQIVQLEHGHRVAGLRTTSTVAALEAAVAADLVPRDAADRLAAAWRLASRLRSANTLLSGQTSDVLPTDRSRLDGIGRLLEYPPRSATMVEEDWMRAARQSRRVFEKLFYG; from the coding sequence ATGACCCGTGGATCTCGGGCGGTCGGGCTGACCGGACTGGCGCGGGCGGGATTCGACGATCTGGGTCGGGCCGACGAGCATCTCGTCGAACTCGCGGAGTTGACCGGTACGAGCCGCGACGACCTCGTCGTGGCCGCGGAGACCGCAGCCGACCCCGACGACGCGCTCTCGGCGCTGCTGAGCATCGCCCGTCGCGATCGCGACGGCGTGCGAGCGGCGCTGGAGCGCAACCAGGTCGCGGTCTGGTCGCTGCTGGGGGCGTCGCCCGGATTCGCCGACTTCTACCTGCGGCATCCGTCCGAGCTCGCGGACCTCACCGAGGTCGAGGACGGTCTGCCCTCCCGCGAGGAGATGCACCGCGCGCTCCTGGCGAGCGTGTCGGCCTCCGACGGGTTCGCCGAGGTCTCGGGCGATGAGGCGTGGATCGCGCTGCGGATCGCCTATCGGCGGATGGTGGCTCGCATCGCGCGGTTCGACCTCGCGGCATCCGACCCGACGGTGATCCTCCACGCCGTGGCGGCTGCCCTGGCCGACGCCGCGGGCGCAGCGCTGGAAGCCTCGCTCGCCGTCGCCCGGAGCAGGCTCGTCGCGGGAGTGCCGGGGGCCGGGAGGTTCCCGAGGAACGAGGTCGAGGCCACGTGCCTCGCCATCATCGGCATGGGCAAGGCGGGTGCGCGGGAACTGAACTACGTCAGCGACGTGGACGTGATCTTCGTCGGGGCCACCTCCGACGAGGAGACCGTCTCCGAGGCGCGGGCCATCGAGATCGCCACCCGGCTGGCCATCCAGACGATGCGCGGCATCTCGGAGGTCGAGGTCGAGCCGCCGCTGTGGGAGGTCGACCCGAACCTGCGACCCGAGGGCAAGCAGGGGGCGCTCGTGCGGACCCTCGAATCGCACGTCGCATACCACGACCGCTGGGCCAAGAGCTGGGAGTTCCAGGCGCTCCTGAAGGCGCGGCCCCTGGCCGGTGACGAGGCATTGGGCGAGCGCTACGTCGATGCGGTCCAGCCGAAGGTGTGGGCCAGCGCAGCCCGGGAGAACTTCGTCGAGGGCGTCCAGAAGATGCGCGAGCGGGTCACCGAGCACATCCCTCCGGCCGAGGTCGCCCGTCAGCTCAAGCTCGGCCCGGGCGGCATCCGCGACATCGAATTCACCGTGCAGCTGCTGCAGCTGGTCCACGGCAGCACCGACGAGCGCATCCGCGACCGATCCACGCTCGACGCGCTGGACGCGCTGGTCTCCCAGGGCTACATCGGCCGCGAGGATGCCGCGCGCTTCGCCCTCGACTACCGACGGCTGCGCGTGTTGGAGCATCGCCTGCAGCTGCGTGACCTGCGCCGCACCCACCTGATGCCCGAGGACGGTGCGGCGCTGCGCGTCCTCGCCCGTGCGTCGCGCATCGGCGAAGGCGGCGACCGGGTGCTGGCGGCATGGGAGGACATCAAGCGCGAGGTGCGCGAGATCCACGTGCGGCTGTTCTATCGCCCGCTGCTGTCGGCTGTCGCGGCGCTGCCGGCCGATGAGCAGTCGCTCTCGCCCGACCAGGCGAAGGCGCGTCTCGCCGCCATCGGATTCCGAGACCCGGCCGGAGCGCTGCGCCACATGGGCGCGCTCACCGGCGGCCTCAGCCGCAAAGCCGTCATCCAGCGCCATCTGATGCCCGTCATGCTCCGCTGGTTCGCCGACGGCGTCGATCCCGACTACGGGCTGCTGGCCTTCCGCCGGATCAGCGAACGGCTGGGTGACACTCCCTGGTTCCTCCGGATGCTGCGCGACACCTCCGGTGCCGCCGAGAGCCTGACGCGGCTGCTCTCGGGCTCGCGCTACGTCGGCGAGCTGATGGAGTGGATCCCCGAGTCGATCGCCTGGCTGGACTCGCGCGACAAGCTGCGACCGCGACCGGGGTATCTGCTGCAGGAGGAGGCCCGGGCGATCCAGACCCGGCATGCCTCGATCGACGACGCCATGTCGGCGGTGCGTGCGCTCCGGCGCCGCGAGCTGCTGCGCCTGGCGATGGCGGCGGTCATCGGGGAGCTCTCGATCGAGCAGCTCGCGGAGGGACTGACCACCGTCACCGAGGTCACGATCCAGGCTACGCTCCGAGCGGTCAGGCGTGAGGTCGTGCCACCCGAGGACGACCGTCTCGACTTCTCGGTGATCGCCATGGGCCGCTTCGGCGGCGCGGAACTCGGCTTCGGGTCGGACGCGGACATCATGTACGTCTACGACGCCAACGGTGTGGCGCCCCAGCGCGCGCAGGAGCTCGCGCTCCAGCTGGTCCACGGGGTGCGTCGCTACTCCGAGGATCACCGGCTCCCGCTCGACCTCGACGCGGGCCTGCGTCCCGAGGGACGCAACGGCCCCCTCGTCCGTTCGCTGGAGTCGTACGCCGAGTACTACCGACGGTGGTCGCTGTCGTGGGAGGCGCAGGCGCTCCTCCGGGCGCGCGGCGTCGCGGGCAGCGTGTCGCTCATCGGGCGCTTCCTGGCGCTCGCCGATGATCTGAGATATCCGGTCTCCGCCGACCCTCAGGGGCTTCGCGAGATCCGCCGCATCAAGGCGCGGGTCGAGAGCGAGCGGTTGCCGCAGGGGCAGGACCGGTCGCGCCATCTCAAGCTCGGCCCAGGCGGGCTCAGCGACGTGGAGTGGCTCGTCCAGATCGTCCAGCTCGAGCACGGACATCGCGTTGCGGGGCTGCGCACGACCTCGACCGTGGCGGCGCTCGAAGCGGCCGTCGCCGCCGACCTCGTTCCCCGGGATGCCGCCGACAGGCTCGCCGCGGCGTGGCGTCTGGCGAGCAGGCTGCGTTCGGCGAACACCCTGCTGTCGGGACAGACGAGCGACGTGCTGCCGACCGACCGGTCGCGTCTCGACGGCATCGGCCGGTTGCTGGAGTATCCGCCGCGATCGGCGACCATGGTCGAGGAGGACTGGATGCGCGCTGCGCGTCAGTCGCGCCGCGTCTTCGAGAAGCTCTTCTACGGCTAA